A genome region from Populus alba chromosome 5, ASM523922v2, whole genome shotgun sequence includes the following:
- the LOC118051519 gene encoding uncharacterized protein, with protein sequence MTFSKALPFVAMLIVVLPMAAMADIDGNMTAFYGRLCQEVDCGKGTCVGNISYPLSYMCQCQPGWKQTQYDDDVNDEHKFLPCVIPNCTLNYGSCQPAPPPAPQKAVPQNSSFFDPCYWMYCGEGTCTNNGTYRYMCSCNPGFSNLLNISYYPCYSQCTLGSDCAEIVRLASSTSGGTGTGTGNGTTPGGNPASTILPLKFQWIIILVLSMLMALK encoded by the exons ATGACTTTTTCTAAAGCTCTTCCCTTTGTGGCTATGCTTATTGTGGTGCTACCTATGGCTGCTATGGCAGATATTGATGGCAACATGACTGCTTTCTATG GGAGGCTGTGTCAAGAAGTGGATTGTGGAAAGGGAACATGCGTAGGAAACATATCATACCCATTGAGCTACATGTGCCAATGTCAGCCTGGATGGAAGCAAACTCaatatgatgatgatgttaaTGATGAACATAAGTTCCTCCCTTGCGTGATTCCAAACT GTACTCTTAACTATGGCAGCTGCCAGCCAGCCCCACCTCCAGCTCCACAAAAAGCAGTTCCCCAAAACAGCTCCTTCTTCGATC CTTGCTATTGGATGTACTGTGGAGAGGGTACATGCACAAACAACGGAACATACAGATACATGTGTTCATGCAATCCTGGTTTCTCTAATCTTCTCAACATCTCTTACTACCCTTGCTATAGCCAAT GTACACTTGGATCTGATTGTGCCGAAATTGTCAGACTAGCAAGTTCAACATCTGGTGGAACTGGAACCGGAACCGGAAATGGAACAACCCCTGGTGGAAATCCTG CTAGCACCATTTTGCCACTGAAGTTCCAATGGATTATTATATTGGTCCTCTCTATGCTTATGGCTCTGAAGTAG